In the genome of Microscilla marina ATCC 23134, one region contains:
- a CDS encoding RecQ family ATP-dependent DNA helicase: protein MSNATPNIHAILKQYWGYDSFRPLQEDIIMSVLEGHDTLALLPTGGGKSICFQVPAMQLEGICIVVSPLIALMKDQVAQLEKRGITATAIFSGMSPKEIDMTLEDAVNGKYKFIYVSPERLRTEIFQERAKRMQVGLLAIDEAHCISQWGYDFRPPYLQIAEFRTLIPEVATIALTATATQKVKEDIQDKLAFGEDKQVFQKSFARANLSYSTLYEEDKDRKLINILNRIEGSAVVYVRNRRRTREVAELIRKNGIRADFYHAGLSNEQRDYKQAAWIDNKIRVIVATNAFGMGIDKPDVRVVVHMDLPDNLEAYYQEAGRAGRDTEKAYAVALFDHNDIINLEKKVMQSYPDIDVIKAVYQGLANYYNLAVNSESYASHDFDLTHFVKQYNFDSMPAYYALKTLAQEGLIQFNESYYNPSKILFKLRYSDLYEFQIKNPFMEPLVKLLLRMCGGEVFNHFVTISENALAKYLRTSTQQVMKQLTQLQQQYGVIEYQRQKTKPQVVFLTPRYDAHKLPLDVDALEVRKQRDLDKVKAVTNYIKHKDRCRTQLLLEYFGEVSYDPCEVCDVCVKKKRQQEKQKGNLENPFPTRSKQILTLLKEESLPVQTLVDKVDADKDEVLEVVQKMVDVQQIIYLDNGKMAINKGA from the coding sequence ATGTCAAATGCCACGCCCAACATACACGCCATCCTTAAACAATACTGGGGATACGACAGCTTTCGTCCTTTACAGGAAGACATCATTATGTCGGTGCTGGAAGGACATGACACCCTTGCCCTGTTGCCCACTGGCGGAGGCAAATCTATTTGCTTTCAGGTGCCCGCTATGCAGTTAGAAGGAATATGTATTGTAGTATCGCCTTTGATTGCCCTTATGAAAGACCAAGTAGCGCAATTAGAGAAAAGAGGCATTACGGCAACGGCTATTTTTTCGGGCATGAGCCCCAAAGAAATAGATATGACCCTGGAAGACGCCGTCAATGGAAAATACAAGTTTATTTATGTGTCTCCAGAACGTTTGCGTACCGAAATATTTCAGGAAAGGGCAAAGCGCATGCAGGTGGGTTTGCTGGCGATCGACGAAGCCCACTGTATTTCGCAATGGGGGTATGACTTCCGCCCGCCTTATTTACAAATTGCCGAATTTAGAACGCTTATTCCTGAGGTAGCTACCATTGCCCTTACTGCCACTGCTACCCAAAAGGTAAAAGAAGACATTCAGGATAAACTGGCGTTTGGCGAAGATAAACAAGTGTTTCAAAAAAGTTTTGCTAGAGCAAACCTTTCTTACTCCACACTTTACGAAGAAGACAAAGACCGAAAACTCATCAATATACTCAATCGAATTGAAGGCTCAGCGGTGGTATATGTGCGCAACCGTCGTCGTACCCGTGAAGTTGCCGAATTAATTCGCAAAAATGGTATTCGGGCTGACTTTTACCACGCTGGGCTCTCCAATGAACAACGCGACTACAAGCAAGCTGCCTGGATTGACAATAAAATAAGGGTAATTGTCGCCACCAATGCTTTTGGTATGGGCATAGACAAACCCGATGTACGGGTGGTGGTACACATGGACCTACCCGACAACCTGGAGGCGTATTATCAGGAAGCCGGACGTGCCGGGCGTGACACTGAAAAGGCTTATGCCGTAGCCCTGTTTGATCATAATGACATTATCAACCTGGAAAAAAAGGTCATGCAGTCCTACCCCGACATAGACGTGATCAAGGCGGTATACCAAGGTTTGGCCAATTATTATAACCTGGCGGTCAACAGCGAAAGTTACGCCAGCCACGACTTTGACCTGACGCATTTTGTCAAACAATACAATTTTGACAGCATGCCGGCTTATTATGCCCTGAAAACACTGGCACAAGAAGGTTTGATTCAATTTAATGAATCTTATTATAACCCCTCCAAAATATTGTTTAAACTCAGGTATTCAGACTTGTACGAGTTTCAGATCAAAAATCCGTTTATGGAACCCTTGGTCAAGCTCTTGCTGCGGATGTGCGGAGGTGAGGTGTTCAATCACTTTGTCACGATCTCAGAAAATGCCCTGGCAAAATACCTGCGTACCAGCACCCAGCAAGTAATGAAACAGTTGACCCAGTTGCAGCAACAATACGGGGTAATAGAGTACCAAAGGCAAAAAACCAAGCCACAAGTGGTGTTTTTGACCCCTCGCTACGACGCCCACAAGCTACCACTTGATGTAGATGCACTTGAAGTTCGCAAGCAACGCGACTTAGACAAGGTAAAAGCGGTGACGAATTATATCAAACATAAAGATCGCTGTCGAACTCAATTGTTGCTGGAGTACTTTGGTGAGGTGTCGTATGACCCTTGCGAAGTATGCGATGTATGTGTAAAGAAAAAACGTCAACAAGAAAAGCAAAAAGGCAACCTAGAAAACCCTTTTCCTACTCGAAGCAAGCAAATTTTAACCCTCCTCAAGGAGGAGTCGCTGCCTGTACAAACCTTGGTAGACAAGGTAGATGCAGACAAAGACGAAGTACTTGAGGTAGTACAAAAAATGGTGGATGTACAACAAATCATTTATCTGGACAATGGTAAAATGGCGATTAATAAAGGGGCTTAG